AGCTTTTATCGGGAAGAGTGTTTAGAATACCAGGACCCATTGTTGATGGTAACCCTAATGACGCTATGCACAGACTAAAAAAATTGCTGGCACTCTGCAGCCTGACGCTATTGCTCAGCGGTTGTGCCTCCTCTTCTAAAGAGCTCCCTGATCAGCCTATTGCTGAGCTATACGCCAGCGCCCAGCAAAAATTACAACAACAGGACTTTCGAGGCGCCATCACGCAGCTAGAGGGCTTAGATAATCGCTATCCTTACGGACCCTACGCCCAGCAAGTCCAACTGGACCTACTCTACGCTTACTACCAAGCTAGGGAATGGGCTCTGGCACAAACCATGAGCGAACGCTTTATGCGTTTAAATAGCACCCATCCTCAGATGGATTATGTCCTTTACATGCGCGGCCTGGTAGGCTTAGCGCTAGATGATAACCTACTGCAGCGTTTGTGTCGTATTGATCGCGCGGATCGTGATAATAGCAATACACAGCAAGCGTTCGAGGATTTTAAAACGCTAGTCATCCAATATCCCAGAAGCCCTTATGCCGCCGCCGCCTGGCAGCGTTTAACCGCTTTAAAGCAGACGCTGGCACGTCATGAGTTGGCCGTGGCGACCTATTACCATCAACGAGAGGCCCCAGTGGCAGTCGCTAATCGGGTGGTACAAATGTTACAAGAGTTTCCAGACACCGTCGCTACCCGTCAAGCGCTGCCGCTGTTGCAGCAGGCTTACCAACAACTTCAACGACCGGTGGCAGCCGCTCAGATTGAGCGACTGATTCGAGCTAATGCTGCTTCCAACCAAGCAGTGCGGTGATACTTGAACCACAACGTTATCACTGATGAACCGGTAGCCCTACCAGGAGACACCAGCTCATTAGGGCTACTGCGTCAACAGATCACCACGGTCGATCAACAGCTGTTGATATTACTAGCGGAGCGCCAGCGCCTGGTCCTACAGGTTGGACAGTGCAAGTTGCAACAGCAGCTGCCGTTCTATGATCCCCAAAGAGAGCAACAGCTGCTACAAATTTTGCTGGCCTCCGGGCAGCAGCAACAGCTGGCCACAGAGTATATTACTCAGGTATTCCAAGTTATCTTTCGGCACGCACTCGTGCTGCAACAGCAGTTATCGATTGAGCCCACTCTGGTGGACGACAATCAAGCCACCCGTGGCTTTCATGATCATAACCGGTGCAGCCCCCTGTCTTCGACTAAGCGCCCTGGTTAGGTGGAAAGGCTTAAGCATACCGTTACATTGGGGTTCGCTCGGTGACTCTCCTCGGCATTCTCGCTCGCATCATCTGCCCTTCCTGGTTTATACTAGCGGCAATGGCGTGAGAGACCGGTGGTTGACCGCTGATTAAGCCTGATCGCCTTATCTCACGGAGCAAGACAAACCATAGTTATAAACATAAACGTTCGTCCGATGCGGTGACTTGGTAGGTCCATCCATAGTGTGGCTGTTGCCTAACCTATATCGTGGACAATCGGCTGATCAACAGGCCGTCACAACATGGCTTATCTAACGGACGGACGAGTCTCTCATGATCTGTTGGTTGAGTTCGATTGGAGTTCGCTGTGTCACTTCCGCTTTGGCAACACTGTCTTACCCGACTGCAAGAAGAGCTGCCAACTACTGAATTTAGTATGTGGATCCGGCCCTTACAGGCGGGGCTTCAAGATAATACGTTAGTATTGTATGCGCCCAATCGATTCGTTTTGGATTGGGTTCGAGAAAAATATTTAAATAACATTAACCGTCTCCTCGACGACTTTTGTGGCGACCAAAAGCTTCAATTGCACTTTGCAATCGGACATAACTCACCGCAACCTGCCGCTAAAAGCGTTGCCCATCCAGTGGAGCCCGTGGCCTCCCCGTTACGCAGCGCTAAAACAGTACAACCCGGACAGCTATACCGTTCTAATGTGAATACTAAACACACCTTCGACAATTTTGTTGAAGGAAAATCCAACCAACTAGCACGGGCGGCTGCACGCCAGGTGGCCGATAATCCTGGGGGAGCCTACAATCCGCTGTTTTTGTATGGCGGCACGGGTTTGGGGAAAACGCACCTGCTGCACGCGGTAGCCAACGGTATCAGTTCCCGTAAAATCCAGGCTAAGGTGGTCTATATGCATTCGGAACGCTTTGTCCAAGATATGGTGAAGGCGCTGCAGAATAATGCCATTGAAGAGTTCAAGCGTTATTACCGTAGCGTCGATGCCCTGCTCATTGATGATATTCAATTTTTTGCAAATAAAGAGCGCTCACAAGAGGAGTTTTTTCATACCTTTAATGCGCTATTAGAAGGTAATCAACAGATCATCCTGACCTCTGATCGCTATCCTAAAGAGATTAAAGGAGTAGAAGATCGCTTGAAATCACGCTTTGGCTGGGGCTTAACGGTGGCCATTGAGCCACCAGAGCTGGAAACCCGGGTGGCTATTTTGATGCGTAAAGCGGATGAAAATGGGTTCTACCTCCCCGATGAGGTAGCCTTTTTTATCGCAAAACGACTACGATCTAATGTGCGCGAATTGGAAGGGGCGCTCAATCGCGTGATTGCCAATGCTAACTTCACCGGCCGGCCGATTACTATCGATTTTGTCAGAGAAGCCCTGCGTGATCTCTTAGCACTACAAGATAAACTGGTGACCATCGATAATATTCAAAAAACCGTTGCAGAATACTATAAAGTTAAAATGGCTGATCTGCTCTCTAAGCGTCGTTCCCGCTCGGTGGCACGGCCTCGGCAGATGGCCATGGCACTCGCCAAAGAGCTGACCAACCATAGCCTGCCTGAAATCGGTGATGCCTTCGGTGGGCGTGACCACACTACGGTGCTGCATGCCTGTCGGAAAATTGAGCAGCTGCGTGAAGATACCCATGATATTAAAGAGGATTATTCTAATTTAATCCGCACATTGTCCTCCTAATCACCGGTTCCTGGCGCTCTCTATGAAATTTACTCTGATCCGTGAAACCCTCCTCAAACCACTACAGCAAGTCACCAGTGCCCTCAGTAGCCGACCGCTACAACCGATTTTGCATCACCTATTGCTACAGATCAACGAGGCCGTTTTGTCACTAACCGGCACTGATCTTGAAGTTGAGATGGTCGCCCAACTCCCGCTAACGGGCGACTACCAGAGTGGCAGCATTACCGTCCCAGCCCGTAAATTTTTAGAGATCTGTCGAGGACTACCTGAGGCCGCAAGCTTAACCGTGACCCTGGTTAAAAACCAAGTGATTCTACAATCAGGACGCAGCCGTTTCGTACTCTCTACCCTCCCGGCTGATCACTTTCCTAACCTCGAGAGTTGGCACGGTCAAGTGACCTTCTCACTGCCACAGGCCACCTTAAAACGACTCATCGACCGTACACAATTCTCCATGGCCCATCAAGATGTACGCTATCACTTGAATGGCATGCTGTTTGAGACAGCACCGCAACTGCTACGAACGGTAGCCACTGATGGCCATCGCCTGGCAATCTGTAACCACGTCCTCTCAGAGAGTGTGCCAGTACAAGCGGCTATTGTGCCTCGTAAGGGTGTACTAGAGTTGTCCAGGTTGCTCGATGGTGGCGAGGCCCCTGTACAGCTCCAGTTTGGACGGAATAATCTCCGTGCTACCCTGAATAACACCATTTTTACCGCCAAACTGCTGGATGGCCGCTTCCCGAACTACCGTTTGGTACTGCCTCAACAGGCTGATAAAATCCTCGAGGCCGATGGCCATGAACTGCGTCAAGCTTTAATTCGTGCCGCTATTTTATCGAATGAGAAGGGCCGGGGCGTACGGCTGTTCCTAACTGCAGGAGAGCTTAAGATCACGGCGAATAATCCTGAACAGGAAGAGGCTGAAGAGCTGCTAGCGGTTGATTACCAACAAGCGCCTCTAGAGATTGGGATTAATGTCAGTTACCTATTAGATATCCTTAATGCACTAAAATGCGAGCGGGTACGTTTGTGCTTAACCGATGGGGTCTCTGGCATTGCCATTGAAGATTGCGCCCATCAAGAGGCCTCCTATGTGGTGATGCCACTGCGTCTCTAATGGCTCTGAACCGCTTGCTAATCACGCATTGTCGTAACATTGCTTCGGCTGATTTAAGCTTAAGCCCTCGTTTCAATGGACTATTGGGTGCTAATGGAAGCGGTAAAACCAGCATACTCGAAGCCATTTATATGCTGGGACATGGACGAAGTTTTCGCCAACCATTGGCCGCTCAGGTGATACACTATGGAGAATCCGCTCTAGTCATCCATGGGGCGCTTCAGCAGGCCACCAAGCTTCGACAGATTGGGATCCGGAAAACACGTCAAGGCACTACACAAGTTCGTATTGAGGGAGTTGATGGCCATAAGATCGCTGAACTAGCGCAACTATTGCCAATCCAACTGTTAACGCCAGAGAGTCTCTTACTGCTGAACGGCGCCCCTAAATTCCGCTGTGCTTTTATAGATTGGGGCTGTTTTCATCAGCAACCCGCTTTTTTAACCGTTTGGAATCAGGTACGACGATTATTGCAACAGCGTAATGCCCTACTCAAGGATGCCCGCCATTACTCAGCCCTGCAAGGGTGGGATCAAGCCTTAGTCCCCTTGTCAGAGCAGCTCAGCCACTGGCGTGCCGAGTACTGTGCTGGATTACTCAACCACCTGACGGCAACCTGGACACAATTACTACCTGAGTACCAATTTACCTGCAATTTTCAGCGCGGCTGGGATCCACAGCGGGACTACCAGCCACTATTAGCTCAACAGTTCCCACGGGATCGTGCTGCCACCTACACCCTGCTAGGGCCTCATCGGGCTGATCTCCACATCCGTACCAATGGCCAGCCAGCGGCAACCTGCTTATCCCGTGGAGAGTTAAAGCTGCTGCTCTACGGGCTACGCTTAGCCCAGGGAGCCTTTTTTAACCAACACACCGGCCGTGACTGTACCTACTTATTAGACGATTTTCCCGCCGAATTAGATCATCGTCGACGTCAGTTACTCATTCATTGTCTTAAACAAATCGACTGCCAGCTCTTTGCCAGTGCACTT
This genomic stretch from unidentified bacterial endosymbiont harbors:
- the bamD gene encoding outer membrane protein assembly factor BamD encodes the protein MHRLKKLLALCSLTLLLSGCASSSKELPDQPIAELYASAQQKLQQQDFRGAITQLEGLDNRYPYGPYAQQVQLDLLYAYYQAREWALAQTMSERFMRLNSTHPQMDYVLYMRGLVGLALDDNLLQRLCRIDRADRDNSNTQQAFEDFKTLVIQYPRSPYAAAAWQRLTALKQTLARHELAVATYYHQREAPVAVANRVVQMLQEFPDTVATRQALPLLQQAYQQLQRPVAAAQIERLIRANAASNQAVR
- a CDS encoding chorismate mutase translates to MNHNVITDEPVALPGDTSSLGLLRQQITTVDQQLLILLAERQRLVLQVGQCKLQQQLPFYDPQREQQLLQILLASGQQQQLATEYITQVFQVIFRHALVLQQQLSIEPTLVDDNQATRGFHDHNRCSPLSSTKRPG
- the dnaA gene encoding chromosomal replication initiator protein DnaA encodes the protein MSLPLWQHCLTRLQEELPTTEFSMWIRPLQAGLQDNTLVLYAPNRFVLDWVREKYLNNINRLLDDFCGDQKLQLHFAIGHNSPQPAAKSVAHPVEPVASPLRSAKTVQPGQLYRSNVNTKHTFDNFVEGKSNQLARAAARQVADNPGGAYNPLFLYGGTGLGKTHLLHAVANGISSRKIQAKVVYMHSERFVQDMVKALQNNAIEEFKRYYRSVDALLIDDIQFFANKERSQEEFFHTFNALLEGNQQIILTSDRYPKEIKGVEDRLKSRFGWGLTVAIEPPELETRVAILMRKADENGFYLPDEVAFFIAKRLRSNVRELEGALNRVIANANFTGRPITIDFVREALRDLLALQDKLVTIDNIQKTVAEYYKVKMADLLSKRRSRSVARPRQMAMALAKELTNHSLPEIGDAFGGRDHTTVLHACRKIEQLREDTHDIKEDYSNLIRTLSS
- the dnaN gene encoding DNA polymerase III subunit beta, which encodes MKFTLIRETLLKPLQQVTSALSSRPLQPILHHLLLQINEAVLSLTGTDLEVEMVAQLPLTGDYQSGSITVPARKFLEICRGLPEAASLTVTLVKNQVILQSGRSRFVLSTLPADHFPNLESWHGQVTFSLPQATLKRLIDRTQFSMAHQDVRYHLNGMLFETAPQLLRTVATDGHRLAICNHVLSESVPVQAAIVPRKGVLELSRLLDGGEAPVQLQFGRNNLRATLNNTIFTAKLLDGRFPNYRLVLPQQADKILEADGHELRQALIRAAILSNEKGRGVRLFLTAGELKITANNPEQEEAEELLAVDYQQAPLEIGINVSYLLDILNALKCERVRLCLTDGVSGIAIEDCAHQEASYVVMPLRL
- the recF gene encoding DNA replication/repair protein RecF (All proteins in this family for which functions are known are DNA-binding proteins that assist the filamentation of RecA onto DNA for the initiation of recombination or recombinational repair.) — translated: MALNRLLITHCRNIASADLSLSPRFNGLLGANGSGKTSILEAIYMLGHGRSFRQPLAAQVIHYGESALVIHGALQQATKLRQIGIRKTRQGTTQVRIEGVDGHKIAELAQLLPIQLLTPESLLLLNGAPKFRCAFIDWGCFHQQPAFLTVWNQVRRLLQQRNALLKDARHYSALQGWDQALVPLSEQLSHWRAEYCAGLLNHLTATWTQLLPEYQFTCNFQRGWDPQRDYQPLLAQQFPRDRAATYTLLGPHRADLHIRTNGQPAATCLSRGELKLLLYGLRLAQGAFFNQHTGRDCTYLLDDFPAELDHRRRQLLIHCLKQIDCQLFASALDQQQIADLIDEKGKLFSIEHGTINTSD